In the genome of Puntigrus tetrazona isolate hp1 chromosome 8, ASM1883169v1, whole genome shotgun sequence, the window GGCCTGAAAGAGATCAGAATGCACAATTGTGTGTTATATGCTTACTGTATGCTTGTATGATGAATGCATGTGGGTGTAGTATCAAATAAATTCTTACTGTCCAGCCACACCAAACTGGCTAGACACTGGTAGACCATAAGACTCGGCAAAGGATAGCAGCCcctaaaaacaatataacaacaaacagtgaataataattatacattaataatatttagaaataatatttataattaatataatacattaattaataatactgtaaataacaaatattttcattatttacatatatttaatgatttttattaacaatgttaTTACAAACAACAGATTCATGATTATGtaaattttacacacacacatatatgtatatgaaataaatttgtAGAAcctattattatataattagtaataagttacatattttatatataaatttattatcaattattaaaattacgTAACATGTAAGCATTTTATATAGACAtgatagataaaaatatattattatatatattataatgcatacaaacatttaatgatatatatataaattatatattacacaaattaaagtagtttagtttattatctatctatctatctatctatctatctacacaatcaatttttttttttaaagtaataataagtacattttgCCACAGGATAACTTCACTCAAAGTGTGGTAACAAGCAagtaaagcagtttaacataaggTTGCAACATATTAAACGTGAAAAACATTAAGGaattgaaagtttttttcagcattacaATTAAGAATTAAGACCTGTCAAAAGAGATTCCTACAGCATTTTATACACAAGGGACATACTGATCCGTACAGATGTATTTGACCCCATTTAATAGGAGCATGAGGAGAAGGTCAGTCATGTGTGTCCAGACCACAGTGTGCTGTCCAGTGCTGTAACTCATTGTGACAGGCTATCTGGTTCGAATCCAAGCATCTGTCCCACTGCATCAATGACTGACACAAATACACTGTGGCCTGCCAAGAAGTTACGCCACTGACACACAGCCAAAGCCGTACGTGAACAGGGTCGGTACTGTCAGGGCATAATCCACCGCCACCAGACCTCCCTGGAAATCACGGTCAAAGGTTTAGCGCAAGGATACTATCATTTACATTGGACGAATTACAATTTCGAAATCATGGAAGCGatcataaaatcattaatttaaagCAACTTGGCAGATTTCCGTTTTGAGTATAAACTgtcattttcttacatttttcagGAAACAAGACTTCATATCTTCATTTTGCACATAACGTTTTTTGGATGTTTTGTATAATCCAACTTTaagcaatgcatttatataagaATGCAATGCTATTAATGCAGATTCAGAATACCACACTTGGCTGTGAGTTAAAAGTCTGTTCAGTTCCCATGCTTAACACACTTTCTCTGAACTCGCTTGGGTGAATATGATAGGCACAACGACTACTGGACATCGCAGGACAGaaataaatggcaataaaaatgaatatggcAGATCCCCGGGCACTCACCAACAAacacatcaaataaaacatacttgCATGGGAACACAAACAGCTTATATTCTGTGTATTTAAGCATGCCGCTCACCCTCAGTTCTTTGAGGCAGAAGGTCACGGCTGAATCCTCTCCAACCTGAAAAGAGTCAAACTCATCCGGGTGCAGCATCAGCTCGGTGTTCATGCCTTTGATACAGCctgacaacaaacaaacaatatctaATTCATGTAGTTTACAGGAGCTCTGGTATACAGTAAGTCTAAATGCACTGGAGATGGAAggacactttttaaaattacatcaAATACTTGTtctcatattcacaatataCATGGTACATACTACAAAAATAGTTCGAGTACTACATTCTAGTGAACTACCTTAAAGTTAGCAAACGTTTTCTTACTATTTTCTTCCTCACAAAAGGTCCTTAAGGTTACTTTAAAAGAGGAAATGGAAAGAGTGACCTCTTCTTGTGAAGCTGGGAAATGCATCACAACGTCACCTAAAAGTCTAAGACGGAAACAAAAATTAAGTTAGCTAATAAATTGGACTATTCTACTAAACATCAAAGGTCtcattaattatcattatttaatgcattaactaacaatgaaaaaaaatatatattacaggatttattcatctttgttaccattagatgattaaaatatagttataaCTGTTAATTGTTGTTCATATTAGATCAGCtcctttaaataatattaacaaatacaaCATTGGTTTTGATAATTAATCAAGACGTATTATAATACATTCTTTGGAATTATTTTTCAACGAATAACTAATGTAATTAACTAATGCTAATAAACACAACCTTACTGTAAAGGGTTTAGAAACTAAAATATTGTGCCTTAAAATATCGTGCGGCATTACTAGACAGCATGTGCATCAAAAAGGCTTGGGTGTCCAAAAATGATGCCTAATATGGCAGGTTTTGAGACACAGCCAATggctttatataaataatgtaaataaataaacaagagtTTCAGAAAAAGCAATACTGTGTGCACTTACTTGGACTGGGCCATTAGGGCATTTGGACAGAGGTGAGCTGGAAACACGGCTTGCAAAGCTTCACATTCCTGATACCCCAAGTTATAGGTCTTTGTTATTCCTAAAACACGCAAGGGACAACATCTTGATTAGGACGAATGTGAGAAGTTGTGACGAATTACGCAATACGGAAATGATTTGTAGCGTCTCATCGCCACAGAAGAGAGTCCAGCGGAGTGTGCCGTCACCCTGTGATTACATCCGCCGACACCAATCTGTTCCTCCCTCTGTCAAAGCACTACCAGATTCAGTACGCACTTCACATGCAAATGAACTAACCGTGTCTGCAGTGGAACCGAAATATCACCCTGCTGTTTGGGATGTTGATGGATATCTCACATTTGTCCACACTGCGCTCTCTCCCTGACGCACAGCGGAACAGGGGAAGCACACactgaaaattattaaaaaagcattgGATGATTAGCAGATGCTGTGCTATGAATGGATAATACTGACGGATATGAGTTAAGGCACTGGGTATTATTATTCCTGGTTCAGAATTAATCATAAATCTTGATTTCCAGTTATTATATACCAAAGACGTACCTGCTAACGGAAAATCGAATTAATTAAAGCAACTTAGTTTACATGCCATGTTGTATAAACTTACGTCATTTTGTTAaatttctcagaaaacaagactttatatattaactttgcacataaattaaatgcatcttgTTTGGATATTTGTATTGGAAACCCGGACGAAACATTGAGAAATAACATCATTTTTGGCAGTGCATGCTAAAAGAGTCAAACTCATTCGGGTGCAGCATCAGCCtgataacaaacaaacaatatctaATTAATGTAGGACCATTAATGTAGTTTAAAGGAGCTCTGGTATACAGTAAGTCTAAATGCACTGGAGACTGGAGCCTATTACAATTACATATGTGCATCAAATACTTGTTCTCATATTCAGAATATACATGGTATatactacaaaaataattagaGTACTACATTCTAGTCTACCTTAAAGTTAGCAAAAAAACCCATCATTTTTGGCAGCgcatgcaacatttaatgcTATATCTTGGCCATGTTTTTAACacctttttaaagctttaatttgTGTAACGTCACCGTCCAAATTCTGCAAGACTCCTGCAAGAACATTGTGGTCCCGAATGTTCAGTACCTTCatgtttaatttgcattttacagCTTCGGAGTCTTTCTGAGTTTCTGGATCAGGAGTATATTGCTGGAAGAAGAGAGGAGTGAAGCAGAAACAGGCATAAGCCGATTGAGATGAGTTTACTGTCCTTACAGCCAACTagagaaagaaatgagagaCAAATAATATGGATAGTTAATGTTTACGAATAGAATTAACTAACGATAATGTTAACAACCTTAGACTTAATGCTAAATATTGTGCCTTGTCATTTGACCTAAGCAgcacattatattttaagagACAACCAATGaaatatccaaaatataatattagacCTACCCCTTTCTCCAGTGGATCCAACCATATTTCATCACCAATTCTCGACAGAGCATGAACTGCTTTTCCAAAGACTAAACAGagatatttattaacaaaaaaaactagaaaaaaaaaacgagttgTTTATATAACATT includes:
- the rad9b gene encoding cell cycle checkpoint control protein RAD9B isoform X1 gives rise to the protein MINSEPGIIIPSALTHIRQYYPFIAQHLLIIQCFFNNFQCVLPLFRCASGRERSVDKCEISINIPNSRVIFRFHCRHGITKTYNLGYQECEALQAVFPAHLCPNALMAQSKLLGDVVMHFPASQEEVTLSISSFKVTLRTFCEEENSCIKGMNTELMLHPDEFDSFQVGEDSAVTFCLKELRGLLSFAESYGLPVSSQFGVAGQPISFTIKDMTLEAHVVLSTLTEPNHESPSPSSPRDDCPVDVPKTSTAEVSACVGPMETEVCVADGEQVASSQGSEVFNPTLHMRKMIQLQTPGEILLKPRLASESALTTPVTPATFMIRSLLFGAVYTDVVDSKTADLRSLACASDTEEDGGTEE
- the rad9b gene encoding cell cycle checkpoint control protein RAD9B isoform X2 — protein: MKCVLPLFRCASGRERSVDKCEISINIPNSRVIFRFHCRHGITKTYNLGYQECEALQAVFPAHLCPNALMAQSKLLGDVVMHFPASQEEVTLSISSFKVTLRTFCEEENSCIKGMNTELMLHPDEFDSFQVGEDSAVTFCLKELRGLLSFAESYGLPVSSQFGVAGQPISFTIKDMTLEAHVVLSTLTEPNHESPSPSSPRDDCPVDVPKTSTAEVSACVGPMETEVCVADGEQVASSQGSEVFNPTLHMRKMIQLQTPGEILLKPRLASESALTTPVTPATFMIRSLLFGAVYTDVVDSKTADLRSLACASDTEEDGGTEE